TACCGGATCGGCCTCGAGGGGTCGGTGGGGCTGATCACGGATGGTCGCTTCTCCGGGTTCAATCGCGGCCCAATTGTGGGACATGTTTCCCCGGAAGCCATGGAGGGTGGCACGATCGCTGTCATCGAGGATGGCGATGTGATTGAGATAGACATCCCTGCTCGGAAATTGAATGTGGCACTCTCAGAGGACGAGATCCAACGGCGGCTAAGAAATTGGCAGCATCCAGAGCCTAAGACGAAGAAGGGGTTCCTGGCGATCTACGCTCAGATGGCATTGCCAGCCCATCAGGGGGCTGCAATGCAGAGATGGGACTTCTCTACATAGATTTTTGGGTGAATGGGCGGAATGAAAAAGTTATCTGCCCCCAGAAACACCCCATTGGGCCCTAGGAAGGAGGATCTTATCGGACAAGTCGAGTAAACAGGGGTGCGTTTTCGAACCAAGGGAGCGACGCAGATAAAGAGCATGAGGCTGTCAAGAAACTTCCAAAATCCAGTGGAGGGGCAAAATGCTTGGATATATGGGAAAGATTCTGCGGGTCAACCTGACAGATAAAAGGATAACCGAGGAGGAGTTAGAAGAAGGTGTCGCCAGACAATTTCTCGGCGGCAGGGGCCTGGGTGCGAAGATCCTGTTTGACGAACTCAAGCCCGGCATTGATCCCCTTGGACCCGAAAACAAGTTGGTTGTGGCAGCGGGTGTCGTCACCGGTATACCGTTCGGCGGGAACTGCCGGTACGTGATCATGGCGAAGTCCCCGTTGACAGGCATCTGGGGAGAGGCAAATGCGAGTGGCTTCTTTGGGCCGGAACTGAGATTCGCGGGTTTTGATGCGCTCGTGGTGGAGGGCAAGTCTGAAAAGCCGGTTTACCTATGGATTCACGATGGAGAGGCGGAGATTCGAGATGCGAGCCACCTGTGGGGCAAAATTACCGGAGATACCGAAGGCCTGATACGGGAAGAGTTGCAAGATAGTAAGGTCCGGATCGCCTCCATAGGGCCTGGCGGCGAGAACCTGGTTCGATTCGCGTGCGTATTGAGCGACATTCACCACGCGAATGGCAGAAGCGGTATGGGCGCGGTAATGGGCTCCAAAAAATTAAAGGCAATCGCAGTCCGTGGCACTCAGAAGATACCGTTGGCGGACAGCGGGAGGGTCTTGGAATTGGCCAAACGGGCCAACAAAGAAGTCTGGGAGGGTGCATACGGTGATCTCCTCCACAAATACGGGAGCGATGGCGATCTGGATGATCTCCATGCCACGGGTCGCCTGCCAACCAAGAACTTCCGGCGGTGCACCTTTGAAGGGTACGAGAACCTAACTGGCGAAACCATGGCGGAAACCATTCTGGTCAGGCGAGACCCCTGCTTTGCGTGCCCTGTATCGTGTAACCAGGTCGTCGCGGCAAAAGAACCGTATGTGGTTGATCCAGCCTATGGCGGGCCAGAATACGAGACGGCTGCTGCCCTGGGTTCTCTGTGTATGAACGACAACCTCGTGGTCCTGGCGAAAGCGAACGAACTTTGCAACAAGTACTCCATAGATACGATCTCAACTGGCGTAAGCATTGCCTTCGCCATGGAGTGTTATGAGAAAGGCCTGATTACTAAAGAAGACACCGGAGGGCTGGACCTCACCTGGGGGAGTGACGAGGCCATCATTCAACTGATTGAGAAGATTGCCAGACGAGAGGGCATTGGGGATCTCTTAGCCGAAGGGGTGAAGAGGGCGGCTGAAAAAATAGGCAGGGGCGCCGGTGAATTTGCAAT
This portion of the Chloroflexota bacterium genome encodes:
- a CDS encoding aldehyde ferredoxin oxidoreductase family protein, with the translated sequence MLGYMGKILRVNLTDKRITEEELEEGVARQFLGGRGLGAKILFDELKPGIDPLGPENKLVVAAGVVTGIPFGGNCRYVIMAKSPLTGIWGEANASGFFGPELRFAGFDALVVEGKSEKPVYLWIHDGEAEIRDASHLWGKITGDTEGLIREELQDSKVRIASIGPGGENLVRFACVLSDIHHANGRSGMGAVMGSKKLKAIAVRGTQKIPLADSGRVLELAKRANKEVWEGAYGDLLHKYGSDGDLDDLHATGRLPTKNFRRCTFEGYENLTGETMAETILVRRDPCFACPVSCNQVVAAKEPYVVDPAYGGPEYETAAALGSLCMNDNLVVLAKANELCNKYSIDTISTGVSIAFAMECYEKGLITKEDTGGLDLTWGSDEAIIQLIEKIARREGIGDLLAEGVKRAAEKIGRGAGEFAMHIKGQEVPMHEPRGKKGVGLAYAISNRGACHLQAEHDDFFEDEAWLFPEIGLDQTVHRLDMGKDKARMVKVLGDFKALYDSLSVCMYASWPEGGVKPHTIRDIVAAATGWDVTMTELMLVGERAFNLCRAFNVREGISRKDDVLPARLMEPLPEGLYSGEAIPQDAFDKMLDYYYEFRGWDKGTGIPTRERLENLGLGYVAEELGALGLLK